The following proteins come from a genomic window of Paenibacillus sp. CAA11:
- a CDS encoding S8 family serine peptidase encodes MNIKSPRPWFSLLLGLTVALSLVPGNPAAASGEQAQQAKLKVDSRLSHDLPLPAGKVPGIQAKTATGPVNSEPHNFVPESDSDAITTVIVELKNTPVDVFENQVSSIGKSVQASKVRTEHSKFKSAAEAALSVQFKREYTRAFNGYSLEIPANQVNRLLKLPGVKAVYPNLEYHALPIETSGEVTAQLDKSVPHMGSPEFWEAGYKGKGIKVGVIDTGVDYNHPSIKDAFKGGYDFVDNDKDPFETRPNPNFPPKNGKPYETSHGTHVSGTIVGRGNPDQPGSTGWARGVAPEADLYVYRVLGPYGSGSSENVIAAIEESVADGLDVINLSLGADYNNQYTADTVALDNAVKAGVEVVVANGNDGPGDATVGSPGGSQLAISVGASTPPMDIPIFNSAEHSGLRAQLATFSPDLTPSEQGWDIVDAGLGKAADYNGVDVKGKLALVSRGEISFQEKAINATAAGATGLIIYNNEAGEIAATLNEPGDYAPTYTITQTDGQALKRDIASGQGHVTIGSLHEEDYMADFSSRGPALPDYTIKPDLSAPGVNITSTVPAWDGNYEEAYASMQGTSMASPHVAGAVALVLERSKSERKENHLTPNQIKALLTNNSVVLNDRNGQPYSAQVQGAGRIDLGNVLEATAIASVEETLPIELDHGASSDYKTGSFSFGQVAPGTSVTKTLDLDNLTGDAQAYDVHVDWQAAGEAAPSLTAESSSLSLTAGQRAASLGVTLEVPKTASDGYYEGRITLTDRQTGHQLTLPAGVYVGESYTIGAVTDLSVTPDIFSPNQDGLYDTADLSFTVNRPLKDFSLVAEDASGKIAGTIYDGLAHQPEHRPDIYQLSAWDGKVQTDKDVKPLNDGLYWLTPSIHDSEELLSDESVPFVLDREAPEAALDEPNVKVDEKNPGKGIISGQIVRDTLLEVLPVSYSDAIGVAVLSTGGDGQSAQYDGVIDENGRFTVEVPLTDGENNFEIYVYDAAYNGLLEPFKTITYNGETPEQPVEGTLSLDSEDYSITLNDTFDVAVFFTDKEGKVRNVTKEASFESADPSIVSVDSEGNLTGLKPGTTSIKVTYQGISTSATVWVVRPYAPKTPAQEEPSTAPKVKDEVKAKVPADQTEADPAPNSEEKAPAETDGNSNAGQAAPSKDQKQDKQN; translated from the coding sequence TTGAACATTAAATCACCCCGTCCATGGTTCTCTCTGCTCCTGGGTCTTACGGTAGCCCTAAGCCTGGTACCTGGAAATCCCGCTGCAGCGAGCGGAGAACAGGCCCAGCAAGCAAAATTGAAAGTTGATTCCAGACTCTCTCACGATCTTCCTCTTCCTGCCGGTAAGGTGCCGGGAATCCAGGCTAAGACCGCAACCGGTCCTGTCAACAGCGAGCCTCATAACTTTGTACCGGAAAGCGATAGCGATGCAATAACTACAGTTATTGTAGAGCTGAAGAACACTCCGGTAGATGTCTTCGAGAATCAGGTCTCTTCGATCGGAAAAAGTGTTCAGGCCAGCAAGGTTCGTACTGAGCATTCCAAATTTAAGTCTGCTGCAGAAGCGGCACTTTCCGTGCAATTCAAGCGCGAATATACACGTGCATTCAACGGTTATTCCCTAGAAATCCCCGCGAACCAAGTCAACCGTCTATTAAAGCTGCCAGGCGTCAAGGCTGTATATCCCAATCTGGAGTACCATGCCTTACCCATTGAAACCTCTGGTGAAGTAACCGCCCAGCTGGATAAGAGCGTGCCTCATATGGGTTCACCGGAGTTCTGGGAAGCCGGATACAAAGGTAAGGGCATTAAGGTAGGCGTTATTGACACTGGTGTCGACTATAACCATCCAAGTATCAAAGATGCCTTTAAGGGCGGCTACGATTTCGTAGATAATGATAAAGACCCGTTTGAAACAAGACCCAATCCAAACTTCCCGCCTAAGAACGGTAAACCGTATGAGACCAGTCATGGTACACACGTCTCAGGCACGATTGTGGGACGCGGCAACCCGGATCAGCCAGGCAGCACTGGATGGGCCCGCGGCGTAGCTCCCGAAGCCGATCTGTATGTCTATCGGGTGCTGGGCCCCTACGGAAGCGGGTCAAGCGAGAACGTTATTGCTGCTATTGAGGAGTCTGTAGCAGACGGTCTCGATGTCATCAACCTGTCGCTGGGCGCGGATTACAACAACCAGTATACAGCTGATACGGTTGCCTTGGATAATGCCGTTAAGGCCGGTGTTGAGGTGGTTGTTGCTAACGGGAACGACGGTCCTGGAGATGCCACGGTAGGCAGTCCCGGCGGGTCCCAGCTGGCCATTTCCGTAGGAGCATCAACTCCGCCTATGGATATTCCTATTTTTAACTCAGCAGAACATTCCGGCCTGCGTGCACAACTGGCCACCTTCTCACCGGATCTTACACCTTCGGAACAGGGATGGGACATCGTTGATGCAGGTCTGGGCAAAGCCGCTGACTATAACGGAGTAGACGTAAAAGGTAAGCTTGCTTTGGTATCCCGCGGAGAAATTTCATTCCAGGAGAAAGCCATCAATGCTACTGCAGCAGGTGCTACAGGATTAATTATCTATAACAATGAAGCTGGGGAAATTGCTGCCACGCTGAATGAGCCTGGAGACTATGCCCCGACCTACACTATTACCCAGACCGACGGCCAAGCCCTGAAGCGGGATATCGCAAGCGGCCAAGGGCATGTGACTATCGGCTCCTTGCACGAAGAGGACTATATGGCTGATTTCAGCTCTCGCGGTCCTGCGCTTCCTGACTATACCATCAAACCGGATCTCTCAGCGCCTGGCGTTAATATTACTTCTACTGTACCTGCTTGGGACGGCAATTATGAAGAGGCTTACGCATCGATGCAGGGAACCAGTATGGCTTCTCCTCATGTAGCTGGAGCCGTTGCTCTGGTTCTTGAGCGCTCCAAGAGCGAACGCAAGGAGAATCATCTCACCCCTAACCAAATCAAGGCGCTGCTGACCAATAACTCTGTAGTCTTGAATGACCGCAATGGTCAGCCTTATTCCGCACAAGTACAAGGCGCCGGACGGATTGACCTTGGGAACGTGCTTGAAGCGACAGCCATCGCTTCTGTAGAAGAGACTTTGCCGATCGAGCTGGATCACGGAGCAAGCAGTGATTACAAGACAGGCAGCTTCTCCTTCGGTCAAGTTGCTCCTGGAACCAGCGTGACCAAGACGCTGGACCTGGATAACCTTACCGGGGATGCTCAGGCTTATGATGTTCATGTGGATTGGCAAGCAGCCGGCGAAGCTGCACCTTCGCTTACAGCCGAATCTTCTTCCCTTTCACTCACAGCCGGTCAGCGGGCTGCTTCGCTAGGTGTTACGCTTGAAGTGCCGAAAACTGCGTCAGATGGCTACTATGAAGGGCGCATTACACTGACAGATCGGCAAACCGGCCATCAGCTGACACTTCCAGCAGGAGTGTACGTTGGTGAATCCTATACCATCGGAGCCGTAACGGATTTATCCGTGACACCGGACATTTTCTCTCCGAATCAAGATGGGCTGTACGATACCGCTGATCTTTCATTCACCGTAAATAGACCGCTGAAGGACTTCTCGCTTGTTGCAGAAGATGCATCCGGTAAAATCGCCGGAACAATCTATGACGGTCTGGCTCACCAGCCGGAACATCGGCCTGATATTTATCAGCTGTCTGCTTGGGATGGTAAGGTCCAAACAGATAAAGATGTTAAACCGCTTAACGATGGGCTTTACTGGCTGACCCCTTCCATTCATGATAGTGAAGAATTGCTGTCTGACGAAAGCGTTCCTTTTGTCCTGGACCGTGAAGCTCCTGAGGCTGCACTGGACGAGCCTAACGTGAAGGTCGACGAGAAGAACCCCGGCAAGGGCATCATTTCCGGCCAAATCGTTCGCGATACCCTACTTGAGGTCCTTCCCGTCTCTTACTCCGATGCCATTGGTGTTGCCGTGCTCTCAACAGGCGGTGATGGGCAGTCCGCTCAATATGATGGAGTTATTGATGAGAACGGCCGCTTTACGGTGGAAGTGCCGCTGACTGATGGCGAGAATAACTTTGAAATTTATGTATATGACGCTGCTTACAACGGACTTCTTGAACCTTTTAAAACGATCACTTATAACGGGGAAACGCCTGAACAGCCAGTAGAAGGTACTCTATCCTTGGATTCAGAGGATTATTCCATTACCTTGAATGACACCTTCGATGTTGCAGTGTTCTTTACAGATAAGGAAGGGAAAGTCAGAAACGTAACTAAAGAGGCCTCTTTCGAATCGGCCGATCCTTCCATTGTGTCCGTCGATTCGGAAGGCAATCTGACAGGACTCAAGCCTGGCACAACCAGCATTAAGGTCACTTATCAAGGAATCAGCACATCGGCTACCGTGTGGGTGGTGCGACCTTATGCGCCGAAGACACCAGCACAGGAGGAACCATCCACAGCCCCGAAAGTGAAGGATGAGGTTAAAGCTAAGGTTCCTGCGGATCAGACGGAAGCAGATCCTGCTCCAAATTCAGAAGAGAAGGCCCCTGCTGAGACAGATGGCAATAGCAATGCTGGTCAAGCCGCCCCTTCCAAAGATCAGAAGCAGGATAAACAAAATTAA